One Gordonia sp. SID5947 genomic region harbors:
- a CDS encoding GntR family transcriptional regulator has translation MLIRIDPASRVPIFEQVASSVRGAIVRGEVAAGERLPPARELSRSLDINLHTVLRAYQMLRDEGVVELRRGRGAIVTAAAPDRSELVEAMDRLVAVARRLDIRPDALATEIRERWQT, from the coding sequence GTGTTGATCCGCATCGACCCTGCGTCGCGGGTCCCGATCTTCGAGCAGGTGGCGTCGTCGGTCCGTGGGGCGATTGTCCGCGGCGAAGTGGCAGCGGGGGAACGACTCCCGCCGGCACGCGAACTGTCCCGGAGTCTCGACATCAACCTGCACACGGTGCTGCGCGCCTATCAGATGCTCCGCGACGAGGGGGTCGTCGAACTGCGGCGTGGCCGTGGCGCCATCGTCACGGCGGCGGCACCTGATCGGTCGGAGCTGGTCGAGGCGATGGACCGGCTGGTGGCCGTGGCTCGGCGGTTGGACATCAGACCCGACGCGTTGGCGACCGAGATCCGAGAGAGGTGGCAGACATGA